Genomic window (Gemmatimonadota bacterium):
TGCATCGTGAAGGGGAATCCCGGGATGTACAGCGACAACATCCATCTGGACTTCCTCGGCAACGCCGAGATCCACTACAGCGATCTGTCCCTTCCCCCGGGCGCGACCGGCAGCAACAACATCAACGCGAACCCGCGGTTTGTGGATCCTTCCGGAGGGGACTTCCACCTCTCGGACATGTCGCCCTGCATCGACACTCCGGCCAACCTCACCTTCGACCCGTCCGGGCCGGTTCCGAAGGAACCCCACTCTCTGACAAATGCGGGAGGCGTCTCCGACATGGGGATGGGCGGACAATCGGCGGCGGATGTCGTGGGTCCGATGAGGACAAGGGCGAGTGAGGCCCACGATGCGGTTCGGCGGATCACAGGATGGCTCACTGACACAGGCTCCAGAGTTCGCGAGGGAAACCACACGCTTGAGTATACCGGATGGTCGCGTCGGGGGGCAACCGGGGGCAGGACGCAACCCGGCAGACGGAGACTTCCGGGTTGCGCGTGGATGGCAGGGAGGCTCAAGATCGCGCCGGGCGCGCCGTCCGGGAATGCCTCGATGCCGGTGCGCTGAAGCCTGATCGCGTCGATTCACCTCCGGAGGCCCGATGAGTTCCAACCTGCAGCGAGTCATTCTCGGTCGATCGGGGCTGTCCGTCTCGCGACTGGGGCTGGGTTCATCGTATGCGGCTCCCGCCTCGGCCTACGAAGAGGCGTTCGAGCGCGGCGTCAACTACTTCTACTGGGGGAGTCTCCGGCGGGATCCCATGGGGAGCGCCATTCGGCACCTGGCCCCGAACCACCGGGATGATCTGGTCGTGGTGGTGCAGAGCTATGCGAGGATCCCGGCGCTTCTTCGGCAATCGGTCCGGGGCGCCCTGCGGAAGTTGAAGCTCGACGGCGCCGATGTCCTCCTCCTGGGCTGGCACAATGGACCGCCCTCCCCGCGTGTGATGGATGCGGCGGCCGACCTTCGCGAGAAGGGTCTTGTGCGCAAGGTCGCGATCTCCAGCCATCGGCGGGCCGCCATTCCCGCGCTTGCGGAGGATCGGCGCTTCGACATCTGCCACTTGCGCTACAACGCGGTACACCGGGGAGCGGAGCGGGATGTGTTCCCCGCATTCCAGCCGGTGGAGCGACACCGTCGACCGGGGCTGGTGACCTACACGACGACGCGTTGGGGGCACCTTTGTGATCCTCGCCGAACCCCCGACGGGGAGAGGACTCCCACGGGGACGGACTGCTACCGCTTTGCGCTCTCCCATCCGCAGGTGGACACGGTGCTGGCCGGACCGGGGACCCGCGAAGAGATGCGGCAGGCGTTGCGTGCGGTGGAGCTGGGTGCGATGGACGAAGGCGAGCTGGCATGGATGCAGCGCGTCGGGGACGCAATCTACGGCAGGGACCGGACCTCGGGTGCGCGCGATCGTCTATGAGGACGCGCTTCTTGCAGCAGACGCGGCTCCTGTATCCGCATGGACGGCGTCCATGTAGAGATCGTGGAGCGAACGCGTGATCGACCCGGGCCGACCATCCGCAACGGGAGAATCTCCGACGCATACCACGGGAGCCACCTGAACGGTGGTCCCGGTCAGGAAGAGCTCGTCCGCGCGCGCCAGGAGGTCCTTCGGGAGAGTCTTCTCCCGCGTGGGGATTCCCTCGCGTTCGGCGATCTCCAACACGGTCTCACGCGTAATGCCTCCGAGAATCCCGGTGCCGAGCGGGGGGGTCAGCAACTCACCCTCGGTCACCAGGAACACATTGCTGGCGGCGCCCTCGACGATGTCTCCGGTCTCGTTCGCCAGGAGCACTTCGTCGGCACCGGCCTCACGGGCCTCGTTTCGTGCGAACAGAGACACCTGGTAGTTCGTGGTCTTGATTCCTGCCAGCGAGAACTCCGTGAGACGCAGGAACCGCGAGTGAACAACCCGGATCCCCTGTCGTCGCGCCGTGTCCGCCGCGGAGTCGATGGGGTAGGCCGTGATGAGGACCGAGGGTTCACCGCATGTCGAGAGGTCCAGGCGCTTCTCCAGCTGGCCCCGGGTCAATGTGATTCGCAGCACGGCATCCGCGAGGCCGTTGGCTTCCATGACCTCAGTGACGCGGACGCGGAGATCCCCTTCGTTCAGAGTGCGGAGTCCGATGGCGTCCCCGCTCCTCCGCAGCCGGGCGAGGTGCCGGTCCAGTGCGAACGCCGACCCGCCGTAGGCACGCATCGTTTCGTAGATGCCGTCCCCGTACAGGTATCCCGTATCGAGGACGGACACGCGGGCCTCTTCGGTCGGAGTCACCCGGCCGTTCCAGTGGACATAGGGTTCGATCACCGTCATGTCGTTCTCTCCGCGAAGTGGTCGGTCGTCTCGGGCTCCAGCGCCAGCCGGAATGCTTTCGTCTTGAGGATCAGCTCATCCCATTCCGCTTCAGGGGACGAGTCGATCACGATTCCCCCTCCGGCGCCATGATGGAGAATCCCGTTGCGAACCACGCCGGTGCGGATGGCCACGCTGAACCTCGCCGAACGGTCGAATCCGAGCCACCCGACCGTACCGGTATACACTCCCCGGGCCGCGGGTTCCAGTACTCGGAGGATTTCCATGGCCCGCCTTTTGGGAGCCCCGGTGATGGAACCGCACGGAAAAACCGCCTCCAGCGCATTCAATGCATCCAGTCCGGGCTTCATGCGCCCCGTGACCGTGGAGACAAGATGATGCACATGGGGGAAGGATTCAAGGGCGGCCAGCGAACTCGTCTGGACGGATCCGAACTCGCAGACGCGCCCCAGGTCGTTCCTTGCGAGGTCGGTGATCATCACGAGTTCAGCGCGGTCCTTGCGCGAAGCCGTCAGTTCCCGGGCGAGCACGCGGTCGCGGAGCGGGTCCGGATCTCGTGGCCGCGTGCCCTTGATGGGTCGGGTGGTGGCCGTTCGGCCCCGGCACTCCAGCAGAGTCTCCGGCGACGAGGAAACCACCGTCGCGCCGTCGGCTTCCACGAACGCCGAACAGGGCGCAGGATTGTCGCGAAGGAGGCGTTCAAAAAGGGCGGCAGGATCCCCTGAGACCGGCACGCCGAAGAGTGCGGTGAGGTTCGCCTGATAGATGTCGCCGCGCCGGATGGACCGAAGAATCTCCCGCACACGAGCCTCATGCCCCGTGCGGTCCAGCGTGCAGGTGGCCGGGCCGTCAGCGAATCCTCCGGCGGCTGCGTGGAGGGCCGCGTCCGGCGACAGGAGCGCGTCCTCCAGACGCGTGGCGCGAGCGGTCGCGGCGGCGGGGTCGAAGGATCCGTCTTCGCGAAGCCCCCACGACACGATCTCCAGTTCGTCCAACTCCGGATTCGCCCGCGCGAAGGTGTCGTAGATCCCGAACCAGACCTGCGGACACAACGGGGGCGGTTCACGCGGC
Coding sequences:
- a CDS encoding aldo/keto reductase, which translates into the protein MSSNLQRVILGRSGLSVSRLGLGSSYAAPASAYEEAFERGVNYFYWGSLRRDPMGSAIRHLAPNHRDDLVVVVQSYARIPALLRQSVRGALRKLKLDGADVLLLGWHNGPPSPRVMDAAADLREKGLVRKVAISSHRRAAIPALAEDRRFDICHLRYNAVHRGAERDVFPAFQPVERHRRPGLVTYTTTRWGHLCDPRRTPDGERTPTGTDCYRFALSHPQVDTVLAGPGTREEMRQALRAVELGAMDEGELAWMQRVGDAIYGRDRTSGARDRL
- a CDS encoding aminotransferase class IV codes for the protein MTVIEPYVHWNGRVTPTEEARVSVLDTGYLYGDGIYETMRAYGGSAFALDRHLARLRRSGDAIGLRTLNEGDLRVRVTEVMEANGLADAVLRITLTRGQLEKRLDLSTCGEPSVLITAYPIDSAADTARRQGIRVVHSRFLRLTEFSLAGIKTTNYQVSLFARNEAREAGADEVLLANETGDIVEGAASNVFLVTEGELLTPPLGTGILGGITRETVLEIAEREGIPTREKTLPKDLLARADELFLTGTTVQVAPVVCVGDSPVADGRPGSITRSLHDLYMDAVHADTGAASAARSASS
- a CDS encoding anthranilate synthase component I family protein, yielding MAPVPSRELRDALPSPSAAFAAQGSFPGGAVGFITYERGTLLEEVLPREPPPLCPQVWFGIYDTFARANPELDELEIVSWGLREDGSFDPAAATARATRLEDALLSPDAALHAAAGGFADGPATCTLDRTGHEARVREILRSIRRGDIYQANLTALFGVPVSGDPAALFERLLRDNPAPCSAFVEADGATVVSSSPETLLECRGRTATTRPIKGTRPRDPDPLRDRVLARELTASRKDRAELVMITDLARNDLGRVCEFGSVQTSSLAALESFPHVHHLVSTVTGRMKPGLDALNALEAVFPCGSITGAPKRRAMEILRVLEPAARGVYTGTVGWLGFDRSARFSVAIRTGVVRNGILHHGAGGGIVIDSSPEAEWDELILKTKAFRLALEPETTDHFAERTT